The DNA segment GAGGATTTTGGGCAAATCTAAATCCAGAGCGACTGGCGTAGTGGTAAATACTTTTTCGACAGTTTCGCCTTCAGGTGTTTGGGTTTTGATGGTATATTCAATGCGATCGCTACCCACAACAGCTTGCTCAACTTGATCATTTTGCACCTGAGTAATGAACTCGCTGTACGGAACTTGTGCTTGTCGCTGTCCAAACAAACTGGGAATAGCCAAATTAAGCAGTAATAAAAGACTTAACAGAATTAGTAAACTACCGCCAAACTGTCTAGTTTTCGGCGCTTTGTTTGGTTTTTTGTGATTATTATTAGTTTCTACAGGCATTTAAATACACCCTCCAAATTATTCAGTTATCAGTTATCAGTTATCAGTTCCTCAAAGACTACTTTTTTAACTCAGTAACAAAGCAAATAACCCACACAAAGCAATGCCATCAAACACACCAGCACCACCAATACTGAGAACTCCTGCACTCATAGCTTGAATATCTTTGATATGTAATAAGTCAGCCCCAATCAAGGTTCCCAAAACACCGCCAGCAAAGGCAGCAGGAGCAGCATGAAATGGGACAATTAACATTGCAGACAAAGCCGCAGTCAAAGGAGCTAGCAAAGGATTCATTTGGATACCGATGCCTGGTACTACCCTAGCGGCAAAGTAGCTGACAACGCTCACGATGGCAGTCACTAGCACAATTGCTAAAGCATTTCCTTGGGTAAATTGATACAGTGCCAAAACAACCGGAATTAAACCACCACCCACATTCAATGCGACTACAGTAGTGTGTTCCACCTGTCTGAGAGGAATACCCATAAATTCCCTCAACCACAATGCAGCGAAGTCATCTGCTAATTGCACAGGAGCTTGTAAGCGATATATGGGTATATTAATCGTACTGGTGACAATTACTAAAACCAGCAGCAGCAAGGCAATATTAGGTGAAAAGCCT comes from the Nodularia sp. NIES-3585 genome and includes:
- a CDS encoding DUF1614 domain-containing protein, giving the protein MIYLPVSFLLFLVFLLLLPFIWFTVAVDVVAVAVEKLGFSPNIALLLLVLVIVTSTINIPIYRLQAPVQLADDFAALWLREFMGIPLRQVEHTTVVALNVGGGLIPVVLALYQFTQGNALAIVLVTAIVSVVSYFAARVVPGIGIQMNPLLAPLTAALSAMLIVPFHAAPAAFAGGVLGTLIGADLLHIKDIQAMSAGVLSIGGAGVFDGIALCGLFALLLS